The genomic interval gcactaTGGTGTTTGATCAacttgcaccagcacaacacagagTACATACCACCAACAAAATCATGCCtgtctgtggtggttctgaggtatgcagaacaacagatatAGTACAGTCTATACCTACAATATGCTCCTGGTCAGTGGCGCTAAGAGAATGGATAATGAGCATTAAACCAGGAAGTGTTCATAATATCCTGATATGACTGTGTATTTCTGCCATACAAAAGATTTTTGTTTCAGGTCACATCATAAGTTTTAAACGtagataaaagctctttgatcACATCATTAGTGAATACATTTTTGCAATCAGTTTATGTATTGACTTGTCTCTATAGGTGGCATTGGGTGTGAGGGTGTGGATCGTGGGCAGTCACGTCGCTGCCTTGACGCAGTAGAGATATACAACCCTGATGGAGATTTCTGGAGAGATGGTCCTCCTTTACCCTGGCCCCTTCTAACACTGCGAACCAACGCACCAAATGCTGGTGTAGTGGATGGAAAAATTTATGTATGCGGATACTATAAAGGAGCAGGTAATTATGTAGAAACAATTGTTATTTCTAAACAGCTTCCACAAAGCCATTCATGTTGTAGTGCTCAGAAACGTAATGTACTCTTGTGACACTtaattggtgatcatttaaaattcaatctatagtttaaTCAGAGAATGGTGGATCCCCtctgtgagtcttggttcctcccaaggtttcttcctccagcctcgagggagtttttccttgccactgtcgccttcggcttgctcgcattgggctttgatttaaatgttctgttctgatactaactatgtgaagctgctttgtgacaacgtcagttgtaaaaggcgctgtataaataaatttgatttgactcttaagaaattaaattaaatgaaagatCACTTtgtgcatatttatatattatggtATTTCTCTCCAGATCGACATGACATTATCACCAAGGACATCCTGCAGCTGGATCCATTTGAGAATGAGTGGACTGTGGTGGTCAAACAAGCCATAATGCATGACAGTTATGATGTTTGTCTTGTGGCAAATCTTAACCCTCGTGGACTCATGCCCCCTCCTGCTGACTTAGTGGATGAATAACAAAAATGATTCATGTCTCACAAAAGAAGCTTCTGTTAGAACCTAAATATGATGCACTTTTTAGCAGGATATTAAACAGATCATCTCTGCTGTATATATAGGTTATGTCGAATGttcacttatttttactgtgatTCTTTCATTTAAATCAGTGATTTTTCATATTGCTAATGTAATAAATTGCATTGAatcttattaatttaattcctaATGGAAAAAGGACATACTCTCTAATTATTACATGAAATTATTCTTCAGTAACTGCACCTTAAATAGAAATCCTACATAATTCAATAATGTAGATAAACAACTGCAAAAGTCATTCACAGTGATTGCTACAGATACTTACTGAGTCAGGTTTTTCACAGCAGTGATAGGCTAAAGATGACTGAAATATATAACATCTCTACAATCTCTACTTCACAGAAAGTAGAAATTAAATGATTACAAATATGTTGCCTgataattgtattttaaattgTATAAAAATTAATTGTATATAAGAAATGGCGCATGGATGCCGTTCTAAggcacaaagaaaaaacaataaaaaaaatgtgtagaaTGACCACTGTTACAATGATCATAATTACATCATACATTATAATATACACGAAAGTTCACTTGTAGTTTTGAAGCCAATAGGCTATTTTTGCATTGAAAATTTCTAATTCTCTGTTTTATGTCTGCTTTAATGTGAAGAAATCGATGTTTGCAAATCTCTAAAACTGTACAGTTTCAAACTGAACCACTCTAAATGactaaatttatatatataaatagagaataaaatgtaaaatggtgGAATTCTCCTTGAACTTTTTTCAAAGGAAACTCGTGATTTTGAGACTTTGGTTTATCTAATACTAGTGTGGACTAGTGTTCAGTTCCAATAATACAGGTAaggaaaattttatttattttactttgttttgaGATTGGTTTGTACGGAAGGTACTCAAAATGCAgcttacacacaaacagaaaacaaaatcacTGGAAATGTATGTAAGTAAACCTAATAATAACCTGTGTGCAAATATTATttacacaataataaaaatgttgttttttacaAGACAATGCTTTTTTTCTAGTCACCAACATATCAAATCTGCTTCTTAAAACAagactaatgattattttgctTTTATACAGTAaagcatttgtgtgttttaactaTTTAACTATCATGAATAGCATAAACTGTTACTGTggaatcaaacaaaaaaaaatacttcaaGTCAACAAgtgccaataaataaataaataaataaaacattaggtACAACATTCTAACACTATTTGTCTATGTTacataaaacaacacataaaCTGACTAGATTAAGCTCCATCAGAACATTAAGAGTATTAATAAGTGAGTTAATCAGAGTCACTAATAAAGTCAAAGAGCTGCCAGATGCCTTTCTGTCCCATTATGGTATTGACTTTGGGCTTAGGCATCATCTCCTGTTCAGCTTTTTCATATTCCACCATTATCTGGGAGCTACTGCTGCTCTGGCTCCATGACCAAGGATTCAGGTGCTGTCCGCATTCACTCCTCTTGGTCAGTTTGGTTATGTCTCGCTGTTGAGTATGTGGTGGATTATTTTTTGAAACAGTTTGGATTGTTGATAGAGGCAtcctattttctttttcttcatcatGCTGCCCATCCTCAAATATATTAACCAAAGCCATGCTTTTATTTGGTCTCCTCTGTGGTAAAATCAAAGCTCGTTTCTTTCTTTTGAAATGCTGAGTTTTTTGTCCCCTCTTgggcattttattttgtttggatACGTCCGTCCATGTTGTACATCCATTTTCCTCCCTATCTACCAAAGGTTTCCCTGGTTTCATTTGTGCAGATGCTCCTACTGTAAAACTCCTCTGTCTAGTAGCATCCAGTGAGCTTAAAGGTGTAGTCTTAACAGAGAGCTTGGAGCAAGACTTCTCAGGTGcttgtttaaatatttgcttCGGCTTATCAACAGACACAGGGCCTAAAACCCTGAAATATGCACCTGTATTGAGCATTTGTGGAGATTTTGTTATAACAGGACAGGTAGTCCAGTCTACTTGTTCCTTCGAATGTATAATGGCCCTATAGCACAGCCCAAAGTCTTCACAACTTTGCTTTTCCTCTGTACTGACACAGAAATTCTCTACAAGACCAGGTGATGTCTGAGCAGTGTTGTCAGTCATTCTAACAGGCCTATAATAAGCTCCAGTGTAGTAAGAAGATATTATTGTGCTGAGCATCGACTGGATCTCCCCCAGTACACTCTGCTCCTTGCTCTGTTCTACTTTCAGAAATTCCAAATCTTGCTGAAGCCTAAGCATGTGTGTGCTAATATCTTTTACAGCCAAAGTGGTCTaagccattaaaaaaaagaaaagaaattacACTTAGAGccttgattttaaaataaatcgtTCCAATTTATCATGTATACAGCTGTTTCTCTGCTATATaatgttcaaatataaaaatacacaatccTTGCGTTTCATCACATTTTAATTGTTGTGGTTGTCATTTTAGGGTTTGAGTGTCTTTTGCAgtacagcactaatgtaaaGAGTTGTGAAAGCTGGACATCTCATACATAGCTCCTATCCCTATTAGAGGGtctcacagtgtttaaaaacacagaggtcCACCACCTCTATGCATCAAGTGGGGAAAGGATCCCACTGTGTTTTGTAATGAAGAGGAAAACAAGCAGTTATCTTCTGTTAGTCATATTAGTTCTccttgtgtgaaaatgtgagaTGAGTGGTTGTGTATCCACACCTGAGGCTGAGGCTAAATATCAAATGTCACCTTACAAACTATGTATTAAAAAGTCTAAATTATAAATTAAGGTTTTCTGCACTCACATAGTGCATTGTATGTCAGAATATAAAACAATTTACGTTGAGCTATAATTCTTCCAGTGCCACTGTCAAACTAGTGGCACATGTCACATGAAACGCAAGGATATCAACAAGAAAACTCCTTTGTTCAAATAATCaagaaaatgttttcatttaaaaattttccaaatatttaaatgcaaacTTGAGCAATCATTAAGTCACTTGACATCTGATTCCAGGATGTTGAGCACCCACCTTACTTTCACTGTcctttatctctctgtctctctctttctgcagaTTCATCAGTATTTCAGCCTGAGCTGTGATTGTCTCCCTAATGTTGGTTAAATCAACCTGAACTGTAAAGCACAACATTTACATGAAATAATTTAACATAAATAAGGAAGTGTTTAGAAGTTGACTAACTGAACCAATTACTGCCAATTTGAGGTAATCAGCCTTGTGCACAAGACCAATAAACAAAATGTCTGCAGACATCTACTGGCAGCCTTGTCAGCATGGCTGCTTTGGAAAGTTAGTGCTCCCCCATGTGTCAactttgtttttctgctttacaaCTTGCAGCTAATTGAGATGATGACGAACAGGCAAACTGTAGGAAAGACACAACTCGTTACATAGAAAATCAACATTATGCTATTTAGATGCTATGCTACTATTCTGAAGAAACTATCCTGCTTGTCTTTTGCATTGCTAAACTGAGAATCCTATGCTGCCTTGCTGACACGATACTCAGTCCTATGCTGAGGACACAATGTGTCTGtgatctgtgaaaaagtaaataatacATTAGTGCTAAATAAATGTTCACTGCAACTAAAACATGATGCTCTTGGGTGATATTctgtgtatattattattattattttaatcatctGTATTCCATATTGGCCATGCTGCATTCTAAATTTTGGCACAAACTACTGCAAAACCTGTATTAGTCACACACTTGTGTTCACACAATTACCCATATTTGAAAGCAATAGCACTGTCTGCTAGACAAACTGCACATATGGACAAAATTAACTGAATCACTACTTTAGGAAAGTAAATAAAAGATCATTATAAATGGCACAGTGATATTTACTTGCTTTTCTAAGCTCATCCAAACTTTCAGCTACAGTCTTTTTAGTGAAATCACAGCTCTCTTCAACAATGTTCAAAAAAGTATTTTTGatctaaaacaaaatataaaaatattttgagatgATAATAACAACATGAATACAACAATAGTTTCACAAATATCACCACTAAAACCTTTGTCCCTTCAATACTTACATTTTCCAAACCATCATGCAGCTGTCTGAGTCCTTGGATAAGAATTTCACTAAATAACAGCAGTGGGAAACATAAGAAAACAAACCTCATGaatataatcatttttattgacttttcatcattatcattatcttatagatagatagatagatagatagatagatagatagatagatagaaatgTAAGGCATCCAGTAGCTATTCCACATACAagattataatataaaaataagataaaacaacaaaaatagaaatatagaaattaacatataaatataatataatggcAGAAATAGTAGAAATATAGAATTGagtatagagtatagaaatgaatgtttaattaaatataaaatctaaaataGTAAGtgcaaatttaaatataaaataaaattgaatataaaatgtacaaaatttaaatagaaaaatgtaGAGCAATTAACCAATGTAAGCAGCGTAAACAGTTTAAACCAGTACAGTACAGCACTGAAGGACAGAACTACTGGGAAGGCTGCCACTCGCATCGGATGATGTAAGAATTAACATGCATACTAAAAAAGATTATTTTCAAAAAATTACATCCCAGTACCTTAGGTCATGTTTCTTGCTGACATGGTCTCAAGATTTCAAAGTCAATGCTTGTATATTAAAGACAAGCATAAGCATAAGCTCTTCAAACAGAGTAACAGATGGGGAGACTATTGTGTGTACTGCAACTTAATATATCGTAACTTACTTCTCTTTggccttttttttctcttcttcaaaTCTGTCTAAAATGCCCAGCGTTTTACCACCACTGAGGTTCGCTTTGCCATCTCCAAAAAGCAAAGGCTTAGAATGATAACTGGTTGATACTTTCAGCTCATTTTTCTGTCAAGGTTTAGGTATGATATaacaaaaattatattaatgaaCAAAGCTCAAGACACATACTTGGCAGGTGCGCTTATCCAAATTCCaattattaaacaaatatttaacacaTAGTAGAAATGTGCCACAAAATGTACtgaaagcaataaataaataaataaataaataaataaataataaaaccaataaatcagaaagtgccACTTTGGGCAAATAAACATTTGAGTGCAACATATATTTGCAACAGTATAGCCTTTGTAccattttgaagaaaaaaaaccaaacaaacacttaACTCGCTAACTGACCAGGGCCCAGTTTACCAAAAACACCTTGGTGTTAAGAGATCATCTTATCAGAGTGAGAGAGCGTTCAGTGTGATGCTCTATCACTTAAGAATCTTCTTTGTTCCAAGATGCTTTTGTGAAATCTAGTCTAGACATGTAAGTAAACCCAATTAGAAATATAGCAATacagatttagatttttttgcAAAAACTGTTAAATGAGAAATAACGCAATTGTCAAAAAGATTGAACTTGACAGATACATGTATTTGGAAACAACTAACTTACAATACATTACAAAGAATTTAAATCCTACCTCTTGTGAGGCTGGCTGAGAACCTCTGGATGGTCCACTCATCTCCTGTGAAAACCCTTGAGAGTTCTCAAGTAAAAACTGAGATCCAAACAGAAACTGGGAGTCTGTCAGACTGGAGTAGTCACTTGTTGCAACACCCTTGCCAGCTTTTGCAGTCCTAAGAAATAAAAGGTCTAATTAATATGATGAAAGGGCCCTTGGTTGTCATACAGGTGCAAgagatttaaatatgtaaatgttacatttcaCCAAACTAAGGTTTCTGTGAACCGGGCTAATTAAATAAGTGTCAGTAAGTGAGACAAAAGTTGCAGACTCACATAGAGGTAGATGGGATTTGCAAAATATCTTTAACGTTCCAAACGTTGGGCTTCATTTCCAGTACCGCTCTGCACTGCCAccgaaataaaacataaaaaaataacattcacTTTAACTTGGCTCTCCAACCTACCTACTCAGCTGTACTCACTGAAACCCacaaaacatatattaataaataaaccagaagcgtgtaaaataaacaaataaaataaataaaaagggaaCAATATGTCTATTTACATTGTCACAgcaaaattattcattttatttaatgatatgggtataatttattattaattgttcCGTTCAGTTTTGGCTCTTACAGACATTCGAGACATATTATATTATACTCTGATATTCTGAGATTTATCTACACAATATTCGCTGTTCTGTGTGTAGAATTAGCTGGAGCTCGCAAACACTTCGCAGCCGGGATTAAATCATCATATTATCTATAAGAGTGGAACATTGCTCCCAAAACTTACTATAAAACAAGTAGGTCAAAACAAACAAGACTTTCAGGATTAAATAGGACGAAAACTGTGAAAATATTCGACGCCTGAGGTACCACAGCGGATAAATATCGCCTCGCGAGCACTACATTCCTCAGGGCACGTGACGGTGATTAACGGTCATACCGCGGACAGTATAATGAACCGAACAGCCTTCTGCAGTCTGCTCTGAAGTTACTGCGCAGTAGGGGAAAATGGTAAGTTCTCGCTGtaaaaaaatcatataaacATGGATTTCATAAATTGGCAGGCTCTAGGTTCGGGATTAAGTTTACCCACAAAAATCTGCTCACGGATTTATCTGTAACATTTTACAGTGGCGTGTGTACctgggttgttgttgttgttgttgttgttgcttttcttttgtttttccagcTGTATTATTTCTTCTTTATTTATACATGTTTGTTGTTCTTTTGAGATTATTCTATTTTTCTATTTCCATCCACCCATCTACTGATCTTCTGCAGCTCAAAATCTCCACCCTACAActtgacaggattggttccataggtttgtgatgtaagaaaccctgtctgtctgaatGTAACAGTTTGAGACTGTGACATGTCATTGACTTAATGTATTAACAATTAAGCCTAAACCATATGGTTTTAATCTTGAtgattatatatatgtttattagtttttactcatctaattatatttttacagaTCATAAACAAGAAGCAGTCAATGAATTGATCTATATTTGTATCTATCGATCACGTCAATAAAAACTAATTGCAATATAATTTATCAATAAGCGTTgtatataatattctaattttaaaggcaatgtatttatgtagttaTGTTGGCTGCTGAATTATACCTATTTCATTTTACCAGCTAGCTAGCTATATCACTCCTCTTGTGAGTTCAGTTAAGTTGGGTAACGCCAAAATTTACTGTAGGGTTTCGCTCACTTGATTAATCtggattttctttatttacttacaacatttaatgtggatttcCTTGAATAAcaaaaaacttttattttggaagGCGATTTCATAAACAGGAAGCACAGTGTTGCGGGCAGGACTTTCAGAAGCTGACAGGTGAGTGTTTTTCTCAGTTCTcaacatgtttaaataaaactgaCCTGTCTCCCAGTGTCGTTGAGAAATAACGCAGAACATATCATAGTCGCCGTGTGGCTGGAGACAGATGCTGCTCCTGTTGCGGGGTTTTGATTTAATTCATCCGATGTTTCTGGTTTAAACGTTTGCCGAGCAGATCATTTGCTGTTTGGTAATACTTCTGTTCGTATTGTAGCGCCCGTGTCTGAATCGTCAGTTTAAACATTCACATAGGTGCTCCTTTTTCTTGAACGTAAAGCGATTGGAATGCGCATTTACATGTAGATCGctggcatttggcagacgccTATTTCACATTACTGTTATAGTCTAATGTAGCTTTAGGAGACTCGTCCAAGGACTCTTAATTGTTAAACTGTGGTGGTCCTGCCCAAGCTGGCAACCAACATTCACTCTGCCATTTGAATGGCAGCAGTATTACTTATTAAGTTATACCTACCATTTCCCTACTCTCAGTACCTCTGACCTAAAGTTTCAGCTCATTAACGCCCACTGTGCAGGGAAGAATGCTAACAGAAGTAGGATTGAGAAACAATGCTTTAAGTAACATTATTGATGACATGCACATTATGATCAGGGAAGAATATATGTTGACAATTATACATGATCATAATGACTACCTCTTAATACTgatcatttgttcattttagaTCCAGTATAACCCACAGGATGGCTTTCAATATGATCAGAGTCTACTACATTATGGGGGTGGCACTTCTTTTGTTAGAAATTCAAGTAGTACAGGTACTTATTTCTGTTTATCTCTGCTCGGAGCCTTTGTAGATTCTGTGGCAGTTAGGCTGTACAAAAAAGCTctaatttacattaataaaatagcaaaaaaaaaattgtaaaaaaagaAGTGAACACAAACAAGTTGTTAGCTTTTACATATAGGACATAGATTGTGTTTTAGATATCATGTACATATATTCTTTTACAATTAAGTGATAGCTCTGGTTCCACAAATTCAAGTatggtatgtatgtgtgtttacctCTAGGCTCTGTTAGGAGACACAAAAGCTTGCTGTGGAAGaacacagaagatgaatgaaaccTGTGCAAACAGCACATATTGTGATCCTGGTATAGCAACTATATCAAATGTTCAacttcattcactcacaaagtTCTTCTTATCTGCAACACATACAGGAATTGTCACGAATAAAGAGTTATGATCAAATTTGAAAATCTGCTTTAAT from Hoplias malabaricus isolate fHopMal1 chromosome 3, fHopMal1.hap1, whole genome shotgun sequence carries:
- the LOC136692709 gene encoding interactor of HORMAD1 protein 1; this encodes MKPNVWNVKDILQIPSTSMTAKAGKGVATSDYSSLTDSQFLFGSQFLLENSQGFSQEMSGPSRGSQPASQEKNELKVSTSYHSKPLLFGDGKANLSGGKTLGILDRFEEEKKKAKENEILIQGLRQLHDGLENIKNTFLNIVEESCDFTKKTVAESLDELRKAIQVDLTNIRETITAQAEILMNLQKERDREIKDSESKTTLAVKDISTHMLRLQQDLEFLKVEQSKEQSVLGEIQSMLSTIISSYYTGAYYRPVRMTDNTAQTSPGLVENFCVSTEEKQSCEDFGLCYRAIIHSKEQVDWTTCPVITKSPQMLNTGAYFRVLGPVSVDKPKQIFKQAPEKSCSKLSVKTTPLSSLDATRQRSFTVGASAQMKPGKPLVDREENGCTTWTDVSKQNKMPKRGQKTQHFKRKKRALILPQRRPNKSMALVNIFEDGQHDEEKENRMPLSTIQTVSKNNPPHTQQRDITKLTKRSECGQHLNPWSWSQSSSSSQIMVEYEKAEQEMMPKPKVNTIMGQKGIWQLFDFISDSD